In Xanthomonas fragariae, one genomic interval encodes:
- a CDS encoding type II toxin-antitoxin system RelE/ParE family toxin produces MPQVIVTEGAAQGLERCRRFLAAKAPEAAQRAGQAIERQFLLLEKSSDIGRPFPELPELRELVIAFGDSGYVALYRHEPAADAVYILAFRHQKEAGY; encoded by the coding sequence GTGCCACAAGTAATCGTCACGGAAGGCGCTGCGCAGGGCTTGGAGCGCTGCCGGCGCTTCCTGGCGGCCAAGGCCCCGGAAGCGGCCCAGCGCGCCGGCCAGGCCATTGAGCGGCAATTCCTGCTGCTAGAGAAGTCGTCGGACATTGGGCGACCATTCCCCGAGCTACCGGAGCTGCGCGAGCTGGTGATAGCGTTCGGGGATTCCGGCTATGTCGCCCTGTATCGCCACGAACCGGCCGCCGATGCGGTGTACATCTTGGCCTTCCGGCATCAGAAAGAAGCTGGCTACTGA
- a CDS encoding AbrB/MazE/SpoVT family DNA-binding domain-containing protein, protein MTTLTVTARGQVTFRKDVLQHLGIRPGDKIELNLLPDGRGVLKAARPAGTIASFVGLLAGRTQKVATIEEINEAAAQGWAGKQ, encoded by the coding sequence ATGACCACATTGACCGTTACCGCACGGGGACAAGTGACGTTTCGGAAGGACGTACTGCAACACCTCGGCATTAGGCCAGGCGACAAGATCGAGCTGAACTTGCTGCCAGATGGTCGGGGCGTGCTCAAGGCGGCCCGGCCCGCAGGGACGATAGCCAGCTTTGTCGGCCTGCTCGCGGGCAGGACGCAGAAGGTTGCCACCATCGAAGAAATCAACGAGGCGGCGGCGCAAGGCTGGGCAGGTAAGCAATGA
- a CDS encoding DUF3757 domain-containing protein, which translates to MYRKSLVMMVALAAMAGSAAAAHDINKSCPDLHSVRIAKSKSVEGDTYTTSPTSNGNPWIGVNPPEANDVEPRDLKFTSVSIVNDQHLIACDYAGPGLSGLRMSLKLKKTAQPVGASWVQDPNLSNVLTCTDKDRKRCAFKL; encoded by the coding sequence ATGTATCGCAAATCACTGGTGATGATGGTCGCGTTGGCCGCTATGGCGGGGAGCGCTGCCGCAGCCCACGATATCAATAAATCGTGTCCGGACCTGCACAGTGTTCGTATCGCCAAGTCCAAGTCCGTCGAAGGCGACACCTACACCACGAGTCCGACCTCCAATGGCAATCCATGGATCGGGGTCAATCCACCTGAGGCAAACGATGTCGAGCCACGCGACCTGAAATTTACTTCGGTATCTATCGTCAACGACCAACATCTGATCGCCTGCGATTACGCCGGCCCGGGTCTTTCCGGATTGCGCATGTCGCTGAAACTGAAAAAAACAGCGCAGCCTGTCGGCGCAAGCTGGGTGCAAGACCCGAACCTTTCGAACGTGTTGACCTGCACAGATAAGGATCGGAAGCGTTGCGCGTTCAAGCTCTGA
- a CDS encoding type II toxin-antitoxin system RelE/ParE family toxin has product MAKSPTPYRIEWRPKARDDLRAIVRYIGKENPTRARSFGQEPRDKTTPLAQHPELGRTGRPGLPDGVRELVAHRNYIVFYRVLTEARTVEILRIKHTAQQMP; this is encoded by the coding sequence ATGGCGAAGTCTCCTACCCCATATCGCATCGAGTGGCGGCCCAAGGCCCGTGACGATCTGCGTGCAATCGTCCGCTACATCGGCAAGGAAAATCCCACCAGAGCGCGCAGTTTCGGCCAGGAACCACGCGACAAGACTACTCCGCTTGCTCAGCATCCAGAGCTTGGGCGTACCGGACGCCCAGGATTACCGGACGGGGTTCGCGAGCTGGTCGCTCACAGAAACTACATCGTCTTTTACCGGGTGCTAACTGAGGCCCGAACCGTAGAAATCCTACGGATCAAGCACACGGCACAGCAGATGCCGTGA
- a CDS encoding recombinase family protein, with protein MTKASPDAVDLATSGLLLGYARVSTDDQDLTNQRAELHAAGCTKIFAEKITGTQRDRPELARMLDHIRSGDVVMVTRLDRLARSTRDLLDIAERIREAGAGLRSLAEPWADTTTAAGRMVLTVFAGIAEFERSLIVDRTRSGREAAKRRGVKFGPSPTLTAAQIAHARRLIETEGHPVTEAAALLGVHRSTLYRALESSSSS; from the coding sequence GTGACCAAGGCCAGCCCCGACGCCGTAGATCTGGCGACAAGCGGCCTGCTGCTGGGCTATGCCCGCGTCAGCACCGACGACCAAGACTTGACCAACCAGCGGGCCGAGCTGCACGCGGCCGGCTGCACCAAGATTTTCGCGGAGAAGATCACCGGCACGCAGCGCGATCGCCCCGAGTTGGCGCGCATGCTCGACCACATACGATCAGGTGACGTGGTGATGGTGACGCGGCTCGATCGCCTGGCGCGCAGCACGCGCGACCTGCTGGACATTGCCGAGCGCATCCGAGAGGCCGGCGCGGGCCTGCGCTCGCTGGCCGAACCGTGGGCCGATACGACGACGGCGGCTGGCCGCATGGTGTTGACGGTCTTCGCCGGTATCGCCGAGTTCGAGCGGTCCTTGATCGTTGACCGAACCCGGAGCGGCCGCGAGGCCGCCAAGCGGCGCGGGGTGAAGTTCGGTCCCTCCCCTACCCTCACTGCCGCGCAGATCGCCCATGCTCGCCGCCTCATCGAGACCGAAGGCCATCCGGTGACAGAGGCGGCCGCGCTGCTGGGCGTGCATCGATCCACCCTGTACCGTGCTCTTGAAAGTTCATCTAGCAGCTAG
- a CDS encoding antitoxin VbhA family protein, with translation MINRPFRQPEEVEAFAESGSQPGAVGYDENSQLVRVRLDGTHEVIPEQGGSSPIRAYEIAGMDWWNTAPEAERREWMRRAGDTGRAADAWAEYKRCTPQRPLHPTELRERRDAITFARASIELEGFKLTPEYAAAAERFAAGEITLGELGGVADQLATQIKARQS, from the coding sequence TTGATAAATCGCCCCTTCCGTCAGCCGGAGGAAGTAGAGGCATTCGCCGAGTCGGGCAGTCAGCCAGGCGCGGTGGGCTACGACGAGAATAGCCAGCTTGTGCGCGTGCGTCTGGACGGCACGCACGAGGTAATCCCGGAGCAAGGCGGCAGTTCGCCGATCCGTGCCTATGAGATTGCCGGCATGGACTGGTGGAACACTGCGCCAGAGGCCGAGCGCCGGGAATGGATGCGACGCGCTGGCGACACGGGCCGCGCGGCCGACGCATGGGCCGAGTACAAGCGCTGCACGCCCCAGCGCCCACTACACCCCACCGAGCTACGCGAGCGCCGCGACGCCATCACCTTCGCGCGGGCAAGCATCGAGCTGGAAGGCTTCAAGCTCACCCCGGAATACGCGGCTGCGGCCGAACGCTTCGCAGCGGGGGAAATCACGCTCGGCGAGCTGGGGGGAGTCGCGGATCAACTGGCGACGCAGATCAAGGCGCGGCAGTCGTGA
- a CDS encoding type II toxin-antitoxin system VapC family toxin, giving the protein MKVAVDTNVLVRAVVRDDPAQADVAAAVLTDAELIAVALPCLCEFVWVLLRVYGFQQADAASAIRALLAAANVEVNRPAVEAGLLVLDAGGDFADGVIAYEGNWLGGETFVSFDKKAVVLLTAQGQLTRLL; this is encoded by the coding sequence ATGAAGGTCGCAGTCGATACCAATGTCCTTGTGCGTGCGGTTGTGCGTGACGATCCCGCACAAGCGGACGTTGCCGCCGCAGTCTTGACCGACGCCGAGTTGATCGCGGTCGCGTTGCCGTGCCTATGCGAATTTGTTTGGGTGCTGCTGCGTGTCTACGGCTTCCAGCAAGCCGACGCGGCCAGCGCGATCCGGGCACTACTGGCCGCCGCGAATGTGGAAGTGAACCGGCCTGCCGTGGAGGCTGGCTTGCTGGTGCTCGACGCGGGCGGAGACTTTGCCGATGGCGTCATTGCCTATGAAGGCAACTGGCTTGGCGGGGAAACCTTCGTTTCCTTCGATAAGAAGGCGGTGGTACTTCTCACGGCGCAAGGGCAATTAACGCGCCTTTTGTGA
- a CDS encoding CopG family ribbon-helix-helix protein: MATSLKIDDGLKNRVQQLASQRRRSAHWIMLEAIEQYVQREEARESFKQEALASWAAYQETGRHLTGQEVRTWLNTWGTEDEQAVPECHK, translated from the coding sequence ATGGCAACATCCCTCAAGATCGATGACGGCCTGAAAAACCGCGTTCAGCAGCTCGCCAGCCAGCGCCGCCGCTCCGCGCACTGGATCATGCTGGAAGCGATCGAGCAGTACGTGCAGCGCGAGGAAGCGCGCGAGAGCTTTAAGCAGGAAGCCTTGGCGTCCTGGGCGGCCTATCAGGAAACCGGCCGCCACCTGACCGGCCAGGAAGTCCGCACCTGGTTGAACACCTGGGGCACCGAAGACGAACAGGCGGTGCCTGAGTGCCACAAGTAA